The Sulfitobacter sp. S223 genome has a window encoding:
- the betC gene encoding choline-sulfatase, which translates to MSQPNILILMVDQLNGTLFPDGPVDWLHAPNLKKLAARSTRFKNAYTASPLCAPGRAAFMSGQLPSATGVYDNAAEFTSSIPTYAHHLRRAGYYTCLSGKMHFVGPDQLHGFEERLTTDIYPADFGWTPDYRKPGERIDWWYHNMGSVTGAGVAEISNQMEYDDAVAYEATRKIYELSRGLDKRPWCLTASFTHPHDPYVARKKYWDLYEDCEHLLPEIPAMDYDAHDAHSKRIFDANNWREFDITEEDIKRSRRAYFANISYLDDKIGEILQTLEDTRQEAIILFVSDHGDMLGERGLWFKMSFFEGSSRVPMMIAAPQMEAGLQETPVSNIDVCPTLCELAGVDMSEIAEWTTGTSLVPMGQGVERTDPVAMEYAAEASYAPMVSLRYGKWKYNRCTLDPDQLFDLEADPHELHNLADVPAHAGTLAQLRAKSEARWDLDAYDADVRKSQARRWVVYEALRLGGYYPWDYQPLRDASEAYMRNHMDLNVLEENKRFPRGE; encoded by the coding sequence ATGAGCCAACCGAATATCCTGATCCTGATGGTTGACCAGCTCAACGGTACGCTGTTTCCCGATGGCCCCGTCGATTGGCTCCATGCGCCGAACCTCAAAAAGCTCGCGGCGCGGTCGACCCGTTTCAAGAATGCCTATACCGCTTCACCGCTTTGCGCTCCCGGTCGGGCGGCGTTTATGTCTGGCCAGTTGCCAAGCGCCACAGGCGTCTATGACAATGCGGCGGAGTTCACGTCTAGCATCCCGACATACGCGCACCATCTGCGCCGTGCGGGCTATTACACCTGCCTGTCTGGTAAGATGCACTTTGTTGGTCCGGACCAGTTGCACGGCTTTGAAGAGCGTTTGACCACAGACATCTACCCTGCCGATTTCGGCTGGACACCCGACTATCGCAAACCGGGAGAGCGGATCGACTGGTGGTATCACAACATGGGCAGCGTCACGGGCGCGGGCGTGGCTGAGATATCCAACCAGATGGAATATGACGATGCCGTCGCCTATGAAGCTACACGCAAGATTTATGAGCTGTCGCGAGGGCTGGATAAGCGCCCGTGGTGCCTGACCGCCAGCTTCACCCATCCCCATGACCCCTACGTGGCGCGCAAGAAATACTGGGACCTCTATGAGGACTGCGAGCATCTGCTGCCAGAAATCCCTGCAATGGATTACGACGCGCATGATGCCCATTCAAAGCGTATCTTTGATGCCAACAACTGGCGTGAATTCGACATCACCGAAGAAGATATCAAACGGTCGCGGCGCGCCTATTTCGCAAACATCAGTTATCTGGACGACAAGATCGGTGAGATTTTGCAAACGCTTGAAGACACGCGACAAGAGGCGATCATCCTCTTTGTGTCCGACCACGGTGATATGTTGGGCGAGCGTGGCTTGTGGTTCAAGATGAGCTTTTTCGAAGGCTCTTCGCGCGTGCCGATGATGATCGCGGCCCCGCAAATGGAAGCTGGCCTTCAGGAAACCCCTGTCAGCAACATCGATGTCTGTCCGACCCTGTGCGAACTGGCGGGTGTGGACATGTCCGAGATCGCGGAATGGACAACAGGTACCAGCCTTGTCCCGATGGGTCAGGGTGTTGAGCGGACCGATCCCGTGGCAATGGAATATGCCGCCGAGGCGTCCTATGCGCCCATGGTGTCGCTGCGCTATGGCAAATGGAAGTATAACCGCTGCACGCTGGACCCCGACCAACTGTTCGATCTTGAGGCCGATCCGCATGAGCTGCACAATCTGGCAGATGTACCCGCCCATGCAGGTACGCTGGCTCAATTGCGCGCAAAATCAGAGGCCCGCTGGGATCTGGATGCCTACGATGCAGATGTGCGTAAATCGCAGGCCCGCCGCTGGGTCGTCTATGAAGCACTGCGTTTGGGCGGCTATTATCCTTGGGATTACCAGCCTTTGCGCGATGCCTCCGAGGCGTATATGCGCAACCACATGGATCTTAATGTGCTGGAAGAGAACAAACGCTTCCCGCGCGGAGAATAA
- the betI gene encoding choline-responsive transcriptional repressor BetI — translation MPKLGMEPLRRASLVQATIAEIGRAHSLDVTVGQIAKTAGMSTALAHHYFGGKNQIFLAAMRHILAEYGAQVRHHLAAATTPRARAEAIIIASFDETCFAPATVSAWMTLYAAARTQPETRRLLTIYQSRLRSNLTHFLRPISTKPQADAEVIAALIDGLYLRAALSDQSSGSEVCQAALDTLSHLLKEPK, via the coding sequence ATGCCGAAGCTAGGGATGGAACCCCTGCGCCGCGCCTCTTTGGTGCAAGCAACGATCGCCGAAATCGGGCGAGCGCACTCACTGGATGTGACAGTAGGCCAGATCGCCAAGACTGCGGGCATGTCCACGGCGCTTGCGCACCACTACTTCGGGGGTAAGAACCAGATATTTCTGGCCGCGATGCGTCATATTCTCGCAGAATACGGCGCGCAGGTCCGCCATCATCTGGCCGCTGCAACAACGCCGCGCGCGCGCGCCGAGGCAATCATCATCGCGAGCTTCGATGAAACCTGTTTTGCGCCCGCAACCGTCAGCGCATGGATGACCCTGTATGCGGCGGCGCGCACGCAGCCCGAAACACGCCGTCTGCTTACGATTTATCAATCGCGCCTGCGGTCGAACCTGACCCACTTCTTGCGCCCGATCAGCACGAAGCCTCAGGCAGATGCCGAAGTCATCGCGGCGCTAATCGACGGGCTGTACCTGCGTGCGGCCCTGTCTGATCAAAGCTCCGGCAGCGAGGTTTGTCAGGCTGCGCTGGATACCCTCTCACATTTATTGAAAGAGCCAAAATGA
- a CDS encoding DMT family transporter translates to MILRDPHRPLAGIFWMLVTGGCFIMVTALVKTMGPRLPPGEAAFLRYAMGLVFLLPSLGALRAAHLTRRQWTLFSVRGFFHAGGVILWFYAMVRIPIAEVTAMNYLAPIYVTVGAAIFLGERLAAPRIAAVVLGLVGAAIILRPGFREVSSGHLAMLFAAFVFAGSYLVAKVLVAEVKPGIVVAMLSVFVTVGLAPFAVADWVTPTGQELLFLAAVASFATAGHYTMTLAFAAAPMTVTQPVTFLQLIWATLLGTVWFAEPVDIWVVIGGVVILGSVTFITWREAMLRRPVTPDAPATKG, encoded by the coding sequence ATGATACTACGTGATCCCCACCGCCCGCTTGCCGGTATTTTCTGGATGCTCGTGACCGGCGGCTGCTTCATCATGGTGACTGCTTTGGTCAAAACGATGGGGCCACGTCTGCCACCTGGCGAAGCGGCATTCCTGCGGTACGCGATGGGCCTTGTTTTTCTGCTGCCATCACTGGGTGCCTTACGGGCCGCGCATCTGACACGTCGACAGTGGACGCTGTTTTCCGTACGAGGGTTCTTTCACGCTGGCGGCGTGATCCTGTGGTTTTACGCCATGGTGCGTATCCCCATCGCCGAAGTGACCGCGATGAACTATCTTGCGCCAATCTACGTGACGGTCGGCGCCGCGATCTTTCTGGGCGAACGTCTGGCCGCGCCGCGGATCGCTGCTGTAGTCCTTGGGCTTGTCGGGGCTGCGATCATCTTGCGGCCAGGCTTCAGAGAAGTCAGCTCTGGCCATCTGGCCATGCTGTTTGCCGCGTTTGTCTTTGCGGGTAGCTATCTTGTGGCCAAGGTTCTTGTGGCCGAGGTGAAGCCCGGCATCGTTGTCGCGATGCTGTCTGTTTTTGTCACAGTCGGTCTTGCGCCCTTTGCCGTCGCGGATTGGGTGACGCCAACAGGGCAAGAGTTGCTGTTTCTCGCAGCGGTAGCCAGTTTCGCCACCGCAGGGCATTATACTATGACTCTGGCCTTTGCTGCGGCCCCGATGACTGTGACGCAACCTGTCACCTTCCTTCAGCTAATCTGGGCGACCTTGCTGGGCACGGTCTGGTTCGCAGAGCCGGTAGATATCTGGGTGGTGATCGGGGGTGTGGTGATCCTTGGATCGGTCACTTTCATCACATGGCGTGAAGCGATGCTCAGACGACCTGTGACGCCTGATGCACCAGCGACGAAGGGTTGA
- a CDS encoding LysE/ArgO family amino acid transporter: MVSSFIPGFLLSLSLIVAIGAQNAFVLRQGLRHEHVFWVCLTCGVSDALLIAAGVAGFGALAEAAPWFETLMRYGGAAFLIVYGWRNAVSAWRGGETLQADSHAPASLRKTVLTLLALTWLNPHVYLDTLVLLGSISAQYDDRLSFGAGAVLASFVFFFALGYGARLLQPVFAKPISWRVLDGIIALTMWAIAASLLLH, translated from the coding sequence ATGGTTTCGTCATTCATTCCGGGTTTTTTGCTAAGCCTTTCGTTGATCGTGGCAATAGGTGCGCAAAACGCATTTGTGTTGCGTCAGGGGCTTCGGCACGAGCATGTCTTTTGGGTTTGCCTGACGTGTGGGGTATCCGACGCACTGCTGATTGCTGCTGGCGTTGCCGGTTTTGGCGCATTGGCCGAAGCGGCCCCCTGGTTTGAAACCTTGATGCGTTATGGTGGGGCAGCTTTCCTGATCGTTTACGGTTGGCGCAACGCGGTCAGTGCATGGCGCGGGGGCGAGACGCTGCAGGCTGACAGTCATGCGCCTGCATCCTTGCGCAAAACGGTTCTGACGCTACTCGCGCTGACATGGCTCAACCCGCATGTGTATCTTGATACGCTTGTGCTTCTTGGTTCGATTTCGGCACAGTATGATGACCGGCTTTCTTTCGGGGCAGGGGCCGTGTTGGCAAGTTTCGTGTTCTTTTTCGCGCTGGGCTATGGCGCACGGCTGTTGCAGCCGGTCTTTGCGAAACCGATAAGCTGGCGCGTGCTGGACGGTATAATTGCCCTGACGATGTGGGCTATCGCAGCATCGCTTCTTTTACACTAA
- a CDS encoding YebC/PmpR family DNA-binding transcriptional regulator gives MAGHSKWANIQHRKGRQDKLRSKMFSKFSKEITVAAKMGDPDPDKNPRLRLAVKEAKQASMPKDNIDRAIKKAVGGDAEDYEEIRYEGYGPNGVAVIVETMTDNRNRTASTVRSTFTKNGGNLGETGSVGFMFDRKGEVTYPLEVGDADTVMMAAIEAGAEDVDSSEDGHVIYCADTDLNEVSTALEAELGESISTKLIWRPTTTTDMDLEGMQKLMKLIDALEDDDDVQRVTANFEASDEVMEALE, from the coding sequence ATGGCAGGCCATTCCAAATGGGCAAACATCCAGCACCGCAAAGGGCGTCAGGACAAGTTGCGCTCGAAAATGTTCTCGAAATTCTCCAAGGAGATCACGGTGGCCGCCAAGATGGGCGACCCCGACCCGGACAAAAACCCGCGCCTGCGCCTTGCGGTGAAAGAGGCCAAGCAAGCGTCGATGCCGAAAGACAACATTGATCGTGCGATCAAGAAAGCGGTGGGCGGCGACGCGGAAGACTACGAAGAAATCCGCTATGAGGGCTACGGCCCGAATGGTGTTGCCGTGATCGTCGAGACGATGACTGATAACCGCAACCGCACTGCTTCTACCGTGCGCTCTACGTTCACAAAGAACGGTGGCAATCTTGGTGAGACCGGCAGTGTGGGCTTCATGTTCGACCGTAAGGGCGAAGTCACCTATCCGCTGGAAGTCGGCGATGCTGATACGGTGATGATGGCTGCGATCGAAGCTGGGGCGGAAGATGTCGACTCATCCGAGGACGGGCATGTGATCTATTGCGCAGACACCGACCTGAACGAAGTGTCGACCGCACTTGAGGCAGAGCTGGGCGAATCCATTTCGACCAAACTGATCTGGCGGCCAACCACGACCACCGACATGGACCTTGAGGGCATGCAAAAGCTGATGAAGCTGATTGACGCCCTAGAAGACGATGATGACGTGCAGCGCGTGACAGCGAATTTCGAAGCCTCTGATGAGGTCATGGAAGCGCTTGAATAA
- a CDS encoding SLC13 family permease yields the protein MTQDQIILFALFGAVFGLLLWGRFRYDIVAFSALMAGVVLGVVDSKDAFDGFGHPATLVVALVLVVSAGLVRSGAVLLITRTLVDASRSLGAHITLMGAVGGILSAFMNNVAALALLMPVDIQTARKAGRAPGLSLMPLSFATILGGMVTLIGTPPNIIIAAIREESLGAPFKMFDFAPVGGIAAIAGLAFVALVGWRLIPAREDTGISAEDIAAYIAELVVPEGSKHIGKRLSELEETAVKSDVMIIGLMRDGKRRYGRAQNSVLQAGDAVVLEATPDALDEFRSTLDLAVADSAREERLRADGEGVEIIEVVVTAESRLAGRTTKAVGLAWRQRTVLLGISRRGRKITSHLRDTQLETGDILLLLIPRDTASDVTEWLGVLPLANRGLAVTENSKVWLAIGLFAGAVTAASLGLIYLPIALGIVVVAYVLAKIVPLSELYTHIEWPVVVLLGSMIPLGAALEKSGGTELIAGSLVNLTAGMPAWAVLTVLMVVTMTLSDVLNNTATTIVAAPVGIQMAQTLDVNPDPFLMAVAIAASSAFLTPIGHKNNTLILGPGGYSFGDYWRIGLPLEIIVVAVSIPAILVFWPL from the coding sequence ATGACACAAGATCAAATCATCCTCTTCGCGCTCTTCGGAGCAGTCTTTGGCCTCCTCCTCTGGGGACGTTTCCGGTATGATATCGTCGCCTTCTCGGCGCTGATGGCCGGTGTGGTACTGGGGGTGGTCGATAGCAAAGACGCCTTTGACGGCTTCGGTCACCCAGCGACACTTGTGGTGGCGCTGGTGCTGGTTGTCTCAGCTGGACTGGTCCGCTCGGGCGCCGTTCTTTTGATCACGCGCACGCTTGTGGATGCTTCGCGCTCGCTTGGGGCGCATATCACCTTGATGGGGGCTGTGGGCGGCATTCTGTCAGCGTTCATGAACAACGTGGCCGCGCTTGCCCTGTTGATGCCCGTTGATATCCAGACCGCGCGCAAGGCTGGCCGCGCGCCGGGTCTGTCGCTGATGCCGCTCAGCTTTGCCACGATCCTTGGCGGCATGGTCACCTTGATTGGAACACCGCCCAACATCATCATCGCTGCAATCCGCGAAGAAAGCCTTGGCGCACCGTTCAAGATGTTCGATTTCGCCCCCGTCGGCGGGATCGCCGCCATTGCGGGTCTGGCGTTTGTGGCGCTGGTCGGCTGGCGCCTCATTCCCGCGCGCGAGGATACCGGCATTAGCGCCGAAGATATTGCCGCCTATATCGCCGAACTGGTCGTGCCCGAGGGCAGCAAGCACATCGGCAAGCGGCTATCAGAGCTGGAAGAAACCGCAGTCAAGTCTGACGTCATGATTATCGGCCTGATGCGCGATGGTAAACGGCGCTACGGACGGGCACAGAATTCCGTCCTACAGGCCGGCGATGCAGTGGTACTGGAAGCCACCCCTGATGCGCTTGATGAATTCCGCTCAACGCTTGATCTGGCTGTGGCCGACAGCGCGCGCGAAGAGCGTTTGCGCGCCGATGGCGAAGGGGTCGAAATCATCGAGGTTGTCGTGACCGCAGAAAGCCGCCTTGCGGGGCGCACCACAAAGGCGGTTGGCCTGGCATGGCGCCAACGCACTGTCCTGCTTGGCATTTCCCGCCGCGGCCGCAAAATCACCTCGCATCTGCGTGATACGCAGCTTGAAACCGGCGATATTCTGTTGCTGCTGATACCGCGCGACACGGCAAGTGATGTCACCGAATGGTTGGGGGTTCTGCCGCTGGCTAACCGGGGCCTTGCTGTCACCGAGAACAGCAAAGTCTGGCTGGCTATAGGTTTGTTTGCCGGCGCGGTCACAGCGGCCTCACTTGGTCTGATCTATCTGCCCATCGCACTTGGCATCGTTGTTGTCGCTTATGTGCTGGCCAAGATTGTGCCGCTATCAGAGCTTTACACCCACATCGAATGGCCGGTTGTTGTCCTGCTCGGGTCCATGATTCCGCTAGGGGCCGCACTGGAGAAATCCGGTGGCACGGAACTGATCGCGGGATCGCTTGTCAATTTGACCGCAGGCATGCCTGCCTGGGCCGTGCTGACGGTGTTGATGGTGGTGACGATGACGTTGTCGGATGTCTTGAACAACACGGCGACGACGATTGTCGCGGCACCGGTCGGCATCCAGATGGCACAGACCCTTGACGTTAATCCCGACCCGTTCCTGATGGCCGTGGCGATTGCAGCATCGTCCGCGTTCCTGACCCCGATCGGGCATAAGAATAATACGCTGATCCTTGGCCCCGGTGGCTATAGCTTTGGTGATTATTGGCGTATCGGCCTGCCACTGGAAATCATCGTGGTTGCCGTTTCAATCCCCGCCATTCTGGTGTTCTGGCCGCTCTAG